DNA from Triticum aestivum cultivar Chinese Spring unplaced genomic scaffold, IWGSC CS RefSeq v2.1 scaffold124587, whole genome shotgun sequence:
TGTGAAAGCATATAACGCCCCCGAGCTAACTACCAGGTATAATACCACCATGTCTGGCTACTACTAGCCTTTTCGGCACAATTGTGCCAACATCCAAGTCATTCACCCATCCTCAAATTACCTCAGGCTAAACACGCTTAACCTGGAGGTTCTTTCGAGATGAGCTTCCGAAAAAAAAGATGCACCATATGTTGATATGAGTATTCTATTAACCCGATGTTATAAAACATTGGAATGGGGTGGTATTCCGCAGGCAAGAAGATGAACTGTATTGATCTCAGTATTCCATTAACCCTGATGTTATAAAACATCAGGGTGGTATTCCACGGGCTCGCGGCCTCCCTATCCCTTACGCTCAAGTGCTGCCGGGGCGACAGCGCTATTGGTGTGTGTTCACTACGTAGTATGTATGCTCCATGACTTGTCATCTGTTATTCCAGACCGAATTTATCATTTTGCATCATCTTGACGCTTTAATAACAtcattttctgaagaaaaaaatagcGTGACGTGCGTAACTATTGTTTTTTATTGGTTCCCCCTGGACTATTCCAAAACTCGCGTATTGCAACGGTGGAATAATTCActgggagaagaagaaagaaagaaagatacAGAAATTAGCGACTCAACGAGGAGGAGAAGGCACTGACCTTGCCGGTGCAGGGGACCATGCTCCGGAGCGTGGCGAGGTGCGCGTTGatcctctccctccgccgccgctccGCTTCGCTGTGGCTCCTAAGGGCCGTCGCCGCTTTCTCCTCCCGCGCTCCCCCCTTCCTCTTCGGCACGtccgcggcggcggctgcggccagCTCCCCCGTCCCGCCATCCAGCAGGACCGACGACGACGTCGACGCTCCCAGATGCTGGCCAAAGCCATGTTCATGTCCATGCCCGCCGCCGAAACCACCGTAAAACCCATCGTAGAGCCCCACCGCGCCGCTGAAGGGGCCAGAGTTCATCTCGTCCCACAAGGCCAAAGGACGTGAGATCGAGAGCGTACTGGATGAAGCTTAGAGAGAAACCGTCGAGGTGAAATGCGCAGCTGGGTCAGAATATGGTTTCTTGAACTGCCACGGGGGAGACAAGCTTGACGCCTGCGAAACAAGGATTTTTACAGGCACCAGGGCCAAGAACCGAGTATACTTGTTGTCCCGAATGTCACAGATCTTCGCGACAACGACAAGACAGGAGCAGGAGGCTGCAAAGCAAGAACGCCCCAGTTTCCCAAGAATATATTGACCTGTGTAACTGCGAGCGCAGACAACGGAGGCCAACAGGAAGGAAACAACAGCGAGACCGACGGCCTGGTTCCCAAGAACACGGTGGTCCAGACAGGTCAAAAAAGACCTTCTCCCAAGGTCAATCGCCTCAGAAATGGCGAGACCCTTGGGGAGCAAAGCCGTGTCGTTGCGCCGCAGGAGGACAGGATCAGACACAAGAAGGAGAAGGGCACAAGGATCGTAGCTTGCTCCCTCAGACTACGAGTCGTAGGAACACAAATCAAAGAGGCAAATCGAGAGAGAGGAGTAAGCAGAAGACAAGAACACAGAGCAGGCTCAGCTCAGGTGCCCGGAGGCCGGTTGGGAGGGCAGGACCATGAGGGGAGCTCGACGCGCCGTAGCTTCCTCTGCTCGGACTCCACCCTGCTCCCGCCGGCGTCGGTCCTCGGCGTGCCGCCATGCGCTTCCATCATCGCCATCGATGGACTTCCGCTCGAGGGCTAGCACGGCTAGATCAACTTGGAACTCCTCTGCTGTATGAACGGGATCATCCTCTCACGCAGGTGGAAGCAATATGTATCTGCGTTTCCTCTCACTTTCTTGGCGATAGGCCGTTTGGATTGTGGGTTTCTTCCTCTTAAAATTCTGCGAGGAGAGGGAGGAGAACGGTGGCGGTAGGTAAGCTCTTTGGATTGGGATTTCTTCCTCCGAAAATTCgaggaaggaaggagaagaagagtgTTTCTTTTCTAGGGATGCGGAGGAGCTTCGAGGAAGAAGAAACACCCGTTGTCTTTCAAGGATGGAGAGCTTGTTATTTAGTATACTACGTCTGATTCGTTGTTGTTTTCTAAATTTGACACACAGGATAAGGACGTGCCGTGCAAATTCTACGCTATGCTTGTTGGATTTGTTTTTTGGTTGCTACCTGGCTCTTTGTTAGAATTTTCTTGTCCTGGCCCCAAATGGTGCCAACTTTattatttttttttttttgaaaaagacgATTACCCTCAGCCTCTGCATGACTACATCTAGTGATACACACAATcattttttattaattattcaacagAGTCCCACAAAGTAGATACTCCCTTCATTT
Protein-coding regions in this window:
- the LOC123176846 gene encoding uncharacterized protein (The sequence of the model RefSeq protein was modified relative to this genomic sequence to represent the inferred CDS: added 548 bases not found in genome assembly), whose protein sequence is MHQSVLATVGPVRINVCTRPSQEEELEESNVETLRRLLARSESLGENSKAAAALATLSSTESSARRTEAAVTAPSRNMATVIRTRPPSVVTSEPTTLGASGCSARLTSAKRSAQPSPQLSVALTRKAAPARLCWGDSCGCWTTSTVTSSAPDGTGQCLPTRAASLLSFLTWFITSASSAALSILPVQGTMLRSVARCALILSLRRRSASLWLLRAVAAFSSRAPPFLFGTSAAAAAASSPVPPSSRTDDDVDAPRCWPKPYNGGQQEGNNSETDGLVPKNTVVQTGQKRPSPKVNRLRNGETLGEQSRVVAPQEDRIRHKKEKGTRIVACSLRLRVVGTQIKEANRERGVSRRQEHRAGSAQVPGGRLGGQDHEGSSTRRSFLCSDSTLLPPASVLGVPPCASIIAIDGLPLEG